In Flavobacterium hankyongi, the genomic window TTATGTGGTTAAACATCGTAATACCTCTAGCGAACTTAAAAAAGCGATAGAAACAGTTTGGGGCGGCAAGGAAAAATACATTTCACCTTCTGTAGAACACGCGTTGCAAGATAAAACAACTTCAGAAATTGATGATTATGATATTCAACTGCTTACTCAATTATCATTAGGCATTCCTCAAGAAAATATGGAAGCCAAGTTCAAAGAATTAAATATTACTCCCAATAGTAAAAGTACTATCGAAAAAAGAATCTCTAAACTTAAAGATTATTTTCATGCCAATAATACTATTCACCTAGTAGCGATAGCTAAAGATATGGGGTTAGTGTAGTCTTTATTGTTATAACTTATTTCAAACCTGCAATTTTTTGCAGGTTTTTTTATGTGTTACGGTTTCCCGTAAGGAATTGGTTTTTAATGGTAGTAGGTTTGATTAACAAAGTTTTAAATTATAAAGATTATGAGAAAAATGTTTGCAATCCCATTAGTAATGTTAATGGTTATAGCTGTTTCAGCTCAAGAAAAGAAAACCAAGACTTATAAGCAATCACGTAGTGCAGAAACTGGAAGATATGTAACTAAAAAGGAAGCTAAATCAAATCCAAGTACTACATATACTACAACGAGAAAGGAAAAAGATTAAAGAAATGATAAACGATTTAAAAAAGCTCTTAAATAAAGAACAAGATCCAAAAGCAGTATAAAAGCTTTTAGGAAAGGTGATTAGTCTACTTACAATAATCAAAGTGTAGTTTGGGAATTAATTCAATATGCTTAATTAAAACCACTGGATGTTTGTTCATATAAATAACTAATGATTTTTATATAAAATTATGAAAAACCTTTTTCCTTTTCTATCAGTCTTTTTAGGAGGTTTTATATATGTTTCTTTTAGAGTAGAATCATTAAAAATGTTTTCATGGTTCAATGCAATTGGTTTATCTAAAGTAATTCTAGCAATAAGAAACTTTACAATAAATAATGACATGTTAATCCCTAATTGGATAAAATTTTCATTACCAGATGGTTTATGGTTGTTTTCATTCATTAGTTTGATGCTTGTTGCATGGAAGAATGAAGTCAATTCAAGTAATCTATTTTGGTTTATTGGGCTTCCATTAATTGCTTTATTATCAGAAATAGCACAAAGTATCTCGATTGTATCAGGAACTTTTGATTGGATTGATATAGTAATGTACTTAGTCGGATTTTTTATGCCATTTATAATCAACAAAAAAATAATAACAATTAATTTATAATAATTATGAAGAAAAGAATACAACATTTAATATCTGCATTTGTTTTAACAGGTTTTCTATTTATGGCTTTTGGGAGTGATAATGATAAAACAGAAAGTGGAAAAGCTTCAAGTTCATCGGAATCTAGTACAAACTCAGAAAAAAAGCCAGATGTTGAAATACTTAAGCATGATGCGACTTTTGAAGAAAGTATGGATTCATATACAATCCACTGTAGAGTTAGAAACAATACAGATAAGTTAATTAATTATGTAGATATTAAGGCTACGTTTTATGATAAAGATGGAAACATTGTTGGAACAGGTTTAGGTAATGCGGCAAACTTTGCTGCTGGAGCGGAAAAAACCATAGACGTCATGGGAGTGGATATTCAAAATTGTGAAAAATATGAAGTTCAAATCAATAATCAATTTTAAATCATGGAACTTCAAACACAACTCAAGCAATTAGCGGATAAAATTCACCAGCTTAAAGACAAAATTGAAACGGAAGAATCGACTAAGCATGCTTTTGTACTTCCGTTTATAAATCTATTAGGTTACGATACTTTCAATCCAACCGAAGTAGTGCCAGAATATACCGCCGATTTAGGTATCAAAAAAGGAGAGAAAGTAGATTACGCAATTGTTCAAAACGGCGAACCTATTATGATTATTGAATGCAAGAACTGGAAAGAGAATCTTACGGTTCATGGATCACAGCTGTTCAGGTATTTTCATGTTAGTAAAACTCGTTTTGCATTGTTGACCAACGGTATACAGTATCAGTTTTTTACCGATTTAGACGAGAAAAACAAAATGGACGAAAAGCCATTTTTTGAATTCGACATGGCATCATTGAAAGACAGTGCTGTCAATGAGATAGCCAAGTTTCACAAATCCAATTTTGATATCAATAAGATTTTGGATAATGCCAGTTCGCTCAAATACATCAAGGAAATCCGAAAGCAAATTGATATAGAAATAGAAAAGCCTTCCACGGAATTTGTCCGCTTATTTACCTCAAAAGTGTATAACGGCAGATTGACCGAAAAAGTCATGGAAGAATTCACAGAGTTAGTGCAAAAGGCTTTTGGTCAGCTGATAGGAGAAAAAATCAATGAGCGACTGCATTTTGCTCTAAACAAAGAAGTCATCATACAAGAAAAAGATCAAATTGAAGAGCCTGAAGCTACTCGAGTAAATACAACTGATGAAGAATTAGAAGCGTATAGAATCGTAGTAGCTATTTTGAGAAGAAAGGTTACTACTAACCGAATTGTGCACAGGGATACTCAATCGTATTTCGGTATACTGTTAGATGACAACAATCGTAAACCACTTTGTAGACTACATCTTAACGGTGGGAAAAAGTATATTGGATTATTCAATAACGACAAAAATGAAAATCGACAACCAATAGAAAGTATTGACGATATCTATTTATTCGAACAAGAATTGTTGGATACTGTTGGATTGTATGAAGTGGAGTAATTAATAATTAAAAGATAAAAGTTATGGGAAATTTTACTAATGCAGATTTAGTTTACGATGATTATTCTCCTACTGTTGATGGTGGTGACAATCCAAAATACATTGGAGTTTTAGACAGACAAAAAGTGGATAAAACAGAAGAATATGAAGTGGTTTACTTTTGTAATCAATTTTTGAACAAGCATAAGTTAACCAATAAGGCATTATTTCAAAAAGTTGAAAAATTACTTCGTGATAAAGAAATCAAAGATGTAGATGATCGTGAAGAATTAATAAAATGGATTGAAAAGAATTGGAACAAATAGATAAAGCTTGAATCTTTTATAGAACACCCATAAGGGTGTTTTTTTTATATAAAAAAGTCCCACCGAAGCAGGACTAAAGATTTTCATCTACGGCATATAGCCTTATTGTGATAAGATTAAAGATTAGAATAAAATTATCTATCACAAATATAGGCAAAACAATTTTATAAAAGTTTACGGTTTTCCACATTTTAAACAAAAAACTTTTCCTTATTTTTAGTTACAAAATAAACAAACATGGCAAGAATACTAGGTTTAGATTTAGGAACAAACTCGATAGGGTGGGCGATTATAGATACTGAAAATGAAGGCAAGGAGCAAATTATTGATAAAGGAGTTAGGATATTTTCAGAAGGAGTTAAGTCAGAAAAAGGAATTGAAAGTTCTCGTGCTTCTGAAAGAACAGCTTACAGAAGTGCAAGAAAAATAAAGTACCGAAGAAAATTAAGGAAATACGAAACTCTAAAAATTCTCTCTTTAAATGGAATGTGTCCTTTGTCGATTGAAGAAGTTGAAGACTGGAAAAAATCAGGTTTTAAAAAATATCCGCTTAATCCTGAATTCCTGAAATGGTTACGAACTGATGAAGTTGAAAATAAAAATCCTTATGTTTTTAGGGATAGAGCCAGTAAACAAAAAGTAGCTTTATTTGAGCTTGGACGAGCTTTCTACCATATTGCCCAAAGAAGGGGTTTTTTGAGCAACAGACTTGACCAATCAGCAGAAGGAGTTTTTGAAGAACATAATCCTCAAATTCAGTCGTTAATTGAAGATTTGGATACAACAAATTTAATTTTGGAAGAATTAAAAAGTTATTTTATAAATCTTGGAATTATCGATGAAACCGTAAAAGGTGGATTTAAAAAAGATTTGGACGAAGGAGAAGGCAAATTGAAAAAGTTATATACTTCATTGATAGCAATAACTAAAAAGAATGAAGATGATATTGAGAAATGTAAAGAAGAACTCATTGCCAGATTAAATAAAAAAGATGATTTAGGAAAAGTAAAAGGAAAAATCAAAGACATTTCACAAGCTATGCTTGATGGAAATTTTAAAACATTAGGACAATACTTTTACAGTCTTTACAACAAAGGGGAAATCAGAAATCAATATACTTCAAGAGAGGAACATTATCTTAAAGAATTTGAAATAATTTGTGAAGTTCAGGGAATTGAAGGAATTGATAATACCGAAAAATTACCCGAAAAGAAATTTACAGGTTTAGCCAAAGATTTGTATAAAGCCATTTTCTTTCAGCGACCATTAAAATCACAGAAAGGCTTGATTGGAAAGTGCTCTTTTGAAAAAAGCAAATCACGTTGCGCTATCTCTCATCCGGATTTTGAGGAGTACAGAATGTGGACGTATTTGAACACCATAAAGATTGGAACCCAAAGTGAAAAAACATTGCGTTTTCTGACACAAGAAGAGAAATTGAAATTGATTCCGAAATTCTACAGAAAGAACGATTTTAATTTTGAAGTTTTAGCTAAAGAACTTGTTGAAAAAGGAGCGAGTTTCGGCTATTACAAATCTTCAAAAAAGAATGAGTTTTTTTATTGGTTTAACTACAAACCAACAGACAGTGTTTCGGCTTGCCAGGTTTCTGCTTCATTGAAAAATACTGTCGGGGATGATTGGAAAACAAAAATATTCACGTATCAAACACTAAATGCTAAAAAAGAAGAAGTAACCAAAACAGTTGATTACAAAGATTTATGGCATTTGCTTTCTGTTTCGACTTCGGATATTTATTTATATGAATATGCAAAAGAAAAATTAGGATTAGATGATAAAAGTGCAAAAGCTTTTAGTAAAATAAAATTGAAAAAGGATTTTGCCAGTTTGAGTTTATCTGCAATCACTAAAATTTTGCCTTATCTAAAAGAAGGGCTTTTGTATTCTCACGCCGTATTTATGGCAAACATTTCAACTATTGTGGATGCCGAAATTTGGAAGGATGTTGAACAGAGAAACTATATTCAAAATAAAATCGCAGAAATTATTGAAAATTACACTTTTGAAAAAGGTTTGTTGGAAGTTGTTAATGGTTTAATAAAAGAATATAAAACTGAAAATGAAGATGGTAAAAAAGTATATTATTCAAATGAAGCAGAACCAGAATTTGCAAATGATTTGAAGAAAAAATTACTTGTTTTTTACAAATCAAATAAGATGGAGGATGAAAGAGAGCAACAAGCCATTTTCAATCATTTGTTACCAATTTTTATTGAACAATTAAAGAAATATGAGTTCATCAAAATAAAGAGATTAGATGAAAAAGTTTTAGAATTTCTGAAAGGAGAAAATGAAACTGGTCAAGTATTTTGTAGTGAAGAAAAAGGAACAGACCAAGAGAAGGAAAAGAAAGTAAATAATAGGCTAAAAAAACTATATCATCCATCAGATATCGAGGTTTTCAAAAAGAAAATTATCAAAGATGAGTTTGGAAATGAAAAAGTAGTTTTAGGAAGCCCTTTGACTTCATCCATTAAAAATCCTATGGCAATGCGAGCTTTGCACCAATTGCGAAAAGTTTTGAATACGCTTATTCTTGAAGGAGAAGTTGACGAAAATACAAGAATTCACATTGAGATGGCTCGTGAATTGAATGATGCGAATCGAAGAAAGGGAATTCAGGATTATCAAAAAGAAAGAGAAGAATTATATAAAATTTATGAATCAAAAATTAAAGAACTCTATCAAATAAAGACAGGTAATGAATTAGTAATCGTCACCAATGAGGATTTACAAAGATTTGAATCAGCTTTACAACAAACTAAAGATGGAAGACTGATTACTAAAGAAGAACTTTTAAAATACAAGATTTGGGAAGAGCAAAATCATATTTGTGTTTATACAGGAAGAACAATCAGTATAGATAGTTTTTTGGGTTCAGATCCAAAATTTGATATTGAGCATACAATACCAAGAAGTATTTCACAAGATAATTCATTGATGAACAAAACACTTTGTGATAAAGATTTTAATAGAACAATTAAAGGTAAAAAAATGCCAATAGAATTATCTAATTACAATGATATTTTGCCAAGAATTCAGCATTGGAAAAAAGAGGCAGAAAAATTAGATGATGAAATAAAACTTATTACTAAACAAATAAAAGTAGCATCAACTAAAGAAATAAAAGATAAAAAAATAAGAAGAAGACATTATTTGACTTTAAAACGAGATTATCTTCAAGGAAAATATGATAGATTTATTTGGAAAGAACCAAAGGTTGGATTCAAAAACAGCCAAATCCCGGATACAGGAATTATTACCAAATATGCGCAAGCTTATTTAAAATCGTATTTTAAAAGAGTGGAAAGCGTAAAAGGTGGAATGGTTGCCGAATTTAGAAAACAATGGGGAATTCAGGAAAGTTATATTGATGAAAACGGATTCAAGCAATACAAAGAAAAAGACCGAAGTAAACATACACACCATACAATTGATGCCATAACGATTGCCTGTATGACCAAAGACAAATACGATGTTTTGGCTCACGCATGGAGATTGGAAGACGAGCAAAACAAAAAAGAGGCAAAAGCTATAATTGAACAAGCAAAACCCTGGAAGACCTTCAAAGAAGATTTGCTGAAAATTGAGGATGAAATTTTAGTTTCGCATTTCACTCCTGACAATGTTAAAAAACAGTCTAAAAAAATTATTAGAGTTCGTGGAAAAAAGCAATATGTAGCCGAAATAGAGCGTGATGAAAAAGGAAAAGCAATACCAAAAAAAGATGCTAATGGGAAAGTAATTTACAAGTTAAACGAAAAAGGAGAAAAAATTCCAAGATTGCATCAAGGTGACACAGTAAGAGGTTCTTTGCATTTAGCAGGAAATTATGGAGCAATAAAACAGCCTGAGTTAGATGAGTTCACAAATAAACCGAAGCATACATCAAACGGAACTTTTATTTTAAAAAAAGACATAAAAGGGAATGATGTAATTAATTTTGTTGAGAGGAAAGCTTTGACAAAATTATCAGATAATGATATTAAAAATATTGTTGATCCTGTTGTTGCTCAAAAAATTCAAAAAGCTGTCGAAGAAGGCAAAATAACTTTTAAAACAATTTTAGGAAAAAAAGTTGCTGTAATTAAAGAAGGAACTACTATTTGGATGAGAGAGCCAAATGAGGAGAAAAATTTAGTTGGGATTCCAATCAATAAGGTTCGTGTTTTCGTTCCAAATGTTAAAAACCCTTTAGAGATAAAAAAACATAGCCTTTTATCTAAATCTCGTTTTGAACATAAACAAGTGATTTATGCGCAGAATGATGAGAATTATGCAATGGCTATATATGAGTTAGATGGTAAACGAGATTTCGAATTGATTAATAATTTCAGTTTAGTAAAATTAATTAAACAAGGTCAAGGGAATTATCCTTTATCTAAAGAAAAAGAAATTCAAGGTAAAAAAGTACAAATTCCAATAGTAAAAAGTAATAACCGTGATGTCGTTTTAAAAAGAGGACAACAAGTTGTTTTTTATGATAAAGAAACGGAAACTCCGAAAGATATTACGGAAATTATTGATTTAAAAGGAAGGATTTACATTATTGAAGGGTTGTCAATTCAAAGAATAGTTAGGCCATCAGGAAAAATTGATGAATATGGGGTAATCATGTTAAGATATTTTAAAGAAGCTAGAAAATCAGATGATATTAAAAAAGATAATTTTAAACCTGATGGTACTTTTAAATTAGGAGAAAATAAACCAACAAGAAAAATGAATCATAATCAATTTTCGGCTTTTGTTGAAGGAATTGATTTTAAAGTATTGCCATCAGGAAAATTTCAAAAAATATAAAAAAGAGAATAGGTTCTTTGACATAAGATTTTCATAGTCTTAAACAGCCAAACCACAACGAAAAATCTTTTGATTTTCTGCTAATGGATTTTAAGTTGTGGTTTGATTAAAGATTAGAGAACACGATATTAGAGCTTCAAGCAGAAAAGAAAACAGCAAAGTTGTGGTTTGATTAAAGATTAGAGAACACGATATTATCTTTGCAAACTAACTGAATTTGTAAATAGTTGTGGTTTGATTAAAGATTAGAGAACACGATATTCTCGAGAAGTTCGAGAAAGGTCAGGAGCGAGTTGTGGTTTGATTAAAGATTAGAGAACACGATATTCCTCTATAATTGATTTTGTTTGCTAAATCAGTTGTGGTTTGATTAAAGATTAGAGAACACGATATTGTAACTCTTTTCTTGAGAAGTTCTCAAATGTTGTGGTTTGATTAAAGATTAGAGAACACGATATTTAGAAAATGATTTAGAAGCTTTTATGCCAAGTTGTGGTTTGATTAAAGATTAGAGAACACGATATTTCTTTTCGTCATCATATACCGCGCCGCCCGTTGTGGTTTGATTAAAGATTAGAAAACACGATATTTTGATTGCCTTGTACCTCCTGTAGAGACTCGTTGTGGTTTGATTAAAGATTAGAAAACACGATATTGAAATAGTGTAATGGTAACATAATGGTCTCGTTGTGGTTTGATTAAAGATTAGAAAACACGATATTTACCGAAGAATAGCATCTCTTAAATTTAGAGTTGTGGTTTGATTAAAGATTAGAAAACACGATATTATCAATAAAAAACATTTGTTTCAAGGATTAGTTGTGGTTTGATTAAAGATTAGAAAACACGATATTATTTATTTTATAAAGCTGGAGTCCCATTAGGTTGTGGTTTGATTAAAGATTAGAAAACACGATATTTTTTTCTAACTGAACATCTTCAAGGAATAGTTGTGGTTTGATTAAAGATTAGAAAACACGATATTTATGTGGGTAAAAAGCTATAGGATTGCCTGGTTGTGGTTTGATTAAAGATTAGAAAACACGATATTTCAATGTACATATCCTTTGTTAAGCATAGGGTTGTGGTTTGATTAAAGATTAGAAAACACGATATTCTTCGGTAGATTTTCAATTAAAGCAAGAGGGTTGTGGTTTGATTAAAGATTAGAAAACACGATATTCCATGCTGTTGCGTTTGTTGTGATACCAGTGTTGTGGTTTGATTAAAGATTAGAAAACACGATATTGTTTATGAAAAAGTTGAAACTCAAAGAACAGTTGTGGTTTGATTAAAGATTAGAAAACACGATATTTGCAATTCGACATAATTAGATAACCCAAGTGTTGTGGTTTGATTAAAGATTAGAAAACACGATATTATTTTTGTTTTGTTTAATTTAATAATCCTGGTTGTGGTTTGATTAAAGATTAGAAAACACGATATTTCTGTGTCATCAGCACCATAGATAATTGAGGTTGTGGTTTGATTAAAGATTAGAAAACACGATATTTTTGAAATGCCTTTCCAACCACCTAATCAAGTTGTGGTTTGATTAAAGATTAGAAAACACGATATTACTGTCGTATTTTTCCGTTACTATTTACAGTTGTGGTTTGATTAAAGATTAGAAAACACGATATTGTTTTATTATTTTTACAACATGATACTAGCGTTGTGGTTTGATTAAAGATTAGAAAACACGATATTGCGTATTATGAAAGTGAATTTAATCCAACGGTTGTGGTTTGATTAAAGATTAGAAAACACGATATTCAAGGGTTTAAAAAGAAAGAATTTTGTAAAGTTGTGGTTTGATTAAAGATTAGAAAACACGATATTGGAGTAAATCAAAGAAAGAACAAAAAGAAGGTTGTGGTTTGATTAAAGATTAGAAAACACGATATTTTCTTCTTGTATCTCTAATGCGATAGTCTTGTTGTGGTTTGATTAAAGATTAGAAAACACGATATTTTAGCATATAAAATAAGCACTAAAGAACCAGTTGTGGTTTGATTAAAGATTAGAAAACACGATATTTCTTCGTAAAAAGTATATGCGTATTCTTTGTTGTGGTTTGATTAAAGATTAGAAAACACGATATTGAAAACTGGGTACGAATAACAGAAACAGAAGTTGTGGTTTGATTAAAGATTAGAAAACACGATATTTTGGCGTAATAAGTGGAGAATTTACGGTTTGTTGTGGTTTGATTAAAGATTAGAAAACACGATATTTGTTTGTGCTTTCTCTAACTTCTCAACATCGTTGTGGTTTGATTAAAGATTAGAAAACACGATATTAAAGTAAGCCAAAAGTTTAGATTTAAAAACGTTGTGGTTTGATTAAAGATTAGAAAACACGATATTCATTTAACAAGATACTACGTTCTACTACTGGTTGTGGTTTGATTAAAGATTAGAAAACACGATATTCAATGCAAAATTCAAAAGATGATGAAATGTGTTGTGGTTTGATTAAAGATTAGAAAACACGATATTAGTTGAGTTGTTATCTTCTGATATTTAAGTGTTTATATTAAAATATCGTAATAAAAAATGCTTCTTTTTTGCAGTGATAAGGCAAGATTGAGGTATTTTTTTATTTTCATTGTTGGAAGATAGCCCGCAAGCTTATTCTTTTGATGATAAATCATTCTTAAAATTTTGATTTTTAAATTCAAAAAGCAATAAATTTATCTCAGTATTCTATAAAAGCCTTTTAAAATTTATATTCGCCATGAAAAATCGTAAAAGAAATCGAATGTCTGGATTCGATTATTCCAGCAATAATTTATATTTTATCACGAATTGTGTAAAAAATAATTTGTGTTGTTTTGGTAATGTGATTCCCGTAGGGACAGGTCGCGACCTGTCCGTCCAACATCCCGATAATAATTCCCAAAATATTATCATGCAATTGAATGAATATGGCGCAATTGTAAAAAATAAAATTGAATGGTTAGAATTGCAATATCCTTATGTAGCGATTCATAATTATGTAATCATGCCCAATCATTTTCATTTAATTTTAGAAATCGATAGTAATAAAATAAAAGTTAAAGAAGTTAAAATAAAATCTGTTTCAAGTTTGATGGGAGCCTTAAAAACGACAACCTCAAAGCAAATACATAATTTAGGATTTGTTGATTTTGCTTGGCATCGTTCTTTTCACGATCATATTATTAGAGACGAAAAACAATTTTTTTACATTACAAGCTATATTGATAATAACCCTCAAAAATGGTTTCAAGATAAATTTTTTAATGCCCTAAAATAATTCCAATTGTGTAGGCTGAGGCTCTTTGGGTATTGCTGCCTTGCCCCAAAAATTCAAGATATTACCAAATTGCTTGTCGGTTATTCGCAATACTGAAACTTTTCCTAAAGGGGGGAGCAATTTGTGAATTCGTTTCTCATGAACATCTGCACTTTCGCCGCTAGCACAATGTCTAATATATACCGAATATTGCATCATGCTAAAACCATCCTTCAACAAATTGTTTCGAAAGCCTGAGGCATTTTTTCTATCCTTTTTAGTTTCTGTTGGCAAATCAAAAAATACAAATAACCACATAATTCGGTATCCATTTAGCTCCATAGTTTTGGATATTTTATCTTTTTCCGTTCCCCAGTAAAACATTGCTGCAATGAACTAGCCGTTTTTTGTAATGCAACCATTAATGGACTTTTTTCTTCTTTGAAATAAACTGTTCGAGTTAGAATTTGTAATAGTTCGGACTTTATTTCTGTATTTAATTCTTGCTCTCGGTATTGTTGCATTATTTCGTATACTTTTTCATCTACAATAGGTCGAAAAGGTTCCATAATATCATCTGCAAGTGCAAAAGCATTGTATTTGCTTTTATGATGAATTCCTAACGTATTTAAAAGACCACTTCCTGAAAGTGCTCTTGCAGTTGCGGCTCTGAGCAATGCATAACCATAGTTCAAAAAATTATTAGGATAATCACCAAAACGCTCTCTTTTAAATTGATGTTCAAAAAAGGTTTTCCAATAAAAATTTGCAGCAACTCCTTCCATATTAGAAGTATCACCACTCAAAACCTTGGATGCTAAAAAGTCAAAATTATTTTTCTTTGCCGTAATTTTTTCTAACAATATTCCCTGGTTGGTAATTTTCTCTACTATCGTTTGTTGCCAAAGTTGTTTTTTTAAAGGGAGACTTGCCTCTATTTGATTTTTAAATATTTCTTGTTGAATGTGATGACTATTTAGATTTAAGAATAATCCATTAGGCAAGTGATTTTTGCCACAAATTATAACAGAGGAATTGTTTTCAATTAACAAGTTTAATGCAGGCAGACTAATATATGTTTCTTGATTGTCAATAACTAAAAAGCCGATGTCTTCTATTGAAATTGTTCCTTTTCTATGTTCATTTTCAATAACTAATTGATTTAGTTTTGTAGTAATTGAGCTTTTATTTTCTATTAATATGGCTTTCTTTAACATTAGATAAAAATTAATGGTAATTTAATTCTTAAAAGTGATTGGTTTTTACGGTTTTCCGTATCCATAATATTCTGTGTTCTCTTACTTTTGAAATAAAACTAAATATGATTAAAAAATTACTTTTTATAACTTTCATAGGTTTAGTTACAGTTTCTTGTAAACAAGAGACCCCAAAACCAAAAGAGAAAATTGTTCCGTTTGTAGAAAAAATCCTCCCAGAAGATATAAAAACAATTACGCCCGAGGAAGCACAGACATTTCATAAAAATCCTGAGCGGAAGTATGAATACAGAACAGGAACTTATAATAATTATGAATACGATTATGACGTGATAGGTTCAGATAGTCTAAAAAATCATGTGAAAGGAAATGTAATTGTGAAAGGAAAGTATGGAGCAGGTATGCTTACTGATTCGCTGGGAAGAGTATTTGATGTGGAGGTAGAATGGACAGGCTATGATATGCTTAAAGGCAAGGATAAAAGAGGAAATACATATACCCTGAAGACAGAATAGTGCTACTTTCAGGATTAACTTAATATTTATACGCCATGAAATTAATTTGTTTGCTATTATTATGTATTACTTTTCATTCTGCTGATGAAAAAGTTTATGTTTGTTTTTCAAAAGGAGCCTCAAGATATCACTATAAAGAACATTGTAGAGGATTAAGTGCCTGTAAGCATGTTATAAAAAAAATGACTATTGAAGAGGCTAGAGAATTTGGCTTCACTCTTTGTAAGTGGGAAGATTAAAAAGAGATTGTAAAGATGCGTTACTTCTACACCGGTTTATTAATATGTTTGCTATTTGTCAGTACAGTATCTGCTCAGATAAAGGTGTGTTCCTGGAATGTTGAAAACATAGGTAAATCAAAATCAGATGAGGATATTGAATTTATTGCTATCATGTTACGTGACTTTGATGTTGTAGCGATACAAGAAGTAGTTGCAGGTTATGGTGGTGCTCAAGCTGTCGCAAAATTGGCAGATGCCTTGAATCGAAAGGAAGCAAAATGGGAGTATGTTGTTAGTGATCCAACCTCAGGGAGTACGTATAAAACAGAACGTTATGCTTTTTTATGGAAAAGTCATGTTTTAAAAATTAAAGAGACTCCATGGTTGGAAAAAAAATATCAGACCTTAATTGATAGAGAACCTTTTTATGCTACGTTTAAATCAGGGACTAAAGAATTTACATTGGCTAATTTTCACGCTATTACCAAAAGTAAACAACCAGAGACAGAAATTAAGTATTTTAAATTGTTACCATCCCAATACCCAAATTTGAACTTAATCTTTATTGGTGATTTCAACTGTCCACAATCACATACTGTTTTTAATCCTCTTAAAAGTATGGGCTATATTTCGGTTTTTAAAAATCAAAAAACATCCTTAAAAAAGGAATGTAATAGAGATACTTGTTTGGCTTCTGAATTTGATAATATTTGGTTTGATGGGAAAAAGAATAAGGTTGTAAATAGAAAAGCAATTCATTTTTATGAAAATTTTCAATCTCTTGACGAAGCACGAAAAATTTCG contains:
- a CDS encoding FxLYD domain-containing protein, with amino-acid sequence MKKRIQHLISAFVLTGFLFMAFGSDNDKTESGKASSSSESSTNSEKKPDVEILKHDATFEESMDSYTIHCRVRNNTDKLINYVDIKATFYDKDGNIVGTGLGNAANFAAGAEKTIDVMGVDIQNCEKYEVQINNQF
- a CDS encoding type I restriction endonuclease yields the protein MELQTQLKQLADKIHQLKDKIETEESTKHAFVLPFINLLGYDTFNPTEVVPEYTADLGIKKGEKVDYAIVQNGEPIMIIECKNWKENLTVHGSQLFRYFHVSKTRFALLTNGIQYQFFTDLDEKNKMDEKPFFEFDMASLKDSAVNEIAKFHKSNFDINKILDNASSLKYIKEIRKQIDIEIEKPSTEFVRLFTSKVYNGRLTEKVMEEFTELVQKAFGQLIGEKINERLHFALNKEVIIQEKDQIEEPEATRVNTTDEELEAYRIVVAILRRKVTTNRIVHRDTQSYFGILLDDNNRKPLCRLHLNGGKKYIGLFNNDKNENRQPIESIDDIYLFEQELLDTVGLYEVE